The Phycisphaerae bacterium RAS1 genome includes a region encoding these proteins:
- the ybeZ_2 gene encoding PhoH-like protein — translation MRKNYVLDANILIHDPESIFHFADNTVIIPVGIISEIDRFKKETTDRGYNARAIVRRLDSLRTTHSLSQGVDLPNGGRLLVFCDPEQVLTPVASHGDIEVLRVAQAVQKAEPSVPVVIVTKDINLRIRADAAGMRAEDYESDHVPLSDLYSGQFEWPVAPQDLDVFRESGELALNGHPHNPNEYVLLRSTGQSRASALGRVNELADRVIALKEPEKGLWGVKPRNKEQYFAIDALLDDDLQLVTLMGKAGTGKTLLAIAAAMYLAIRRKKYRGVLVARPIVPLGRDIGYLPGDVERKLEPWMKPIADTVEFLLDAGGPIKGYSDCEALLRSGVIEIQPLTYIRGRSISNRIVVIDEAQNLTPLEVKTVITRIGADARVILTGDPYQIDNPYVDANSNGFTYLVNRFRTQKLAAHVELKKGERSPLAELAANLL, via the coding sequence ATGCGTAAGAATTACGTGCTGGACGCGAACATACTGATTCACGACCCCGAATCGATCTTTCACTTTGCCGACAACACGGTCATCATCCCGGTCGGGATCATCAGCGAGATCGACCGCTTCAAGAAAGAAACCACGGACCGCGGCTATAACGCCCGCGCCATCGTCCGCCGCCTCGATTCGCTCCGCACGACCCACAGTCTCTCGCAGGGCGTCGACCTGCCCAATGGCGGGCGGCTGCTGGTTTTCTGCGACCCGGAGCAGGTCCTGACGCCTGTCGCGAGCCACGGCGACATCGAAGTGCTCCGCGTGGCGCAGGCGGTGCAGAAGGCCGAGCCAAGCGTACCGGTGGTCATCGTCACCAAGGACATCAATCTGCGCATCCGCGCGGACGCGGCGGGGATGCGGGCCGAGGACTACGAGTCCGACCACGTGCCGCTCTCCGACCTGTACAGCGGGCAATTCGAGTGGCCTGTCGCCCCGCAGGACCTGGATGTTTTTCGCGAGAGCGGCGAGCTGGCGCTCAACGGGCATCCGCACAATCCGAATGAATACGTCCTGCTGCGCTCTACCGGCCAATCGCGGGCGTCGGCTCTCGGTCGGGTCAACGAGCTGGCCGACCGCGTCATCGCTCTCAAGGAGCCGGAAAAAGGCCTGTGGGGCGTCAAGCCGCGCAACAAGGAGCAGTACTTCGCGATCGACGCGCTGCTCGACGACGATCTGCAGCTCGTCACCCTCATGGGCAAGGCCGGCACCGGAAAGACGCTGTTGGCCATCGCCGCCGCCATGTACCTGGCGATCCGCCGCAAGAAATATCGCGGCGTGCTGGTGGCGCGGCCGATCGTGCCGCTGGGGCGCGACATCGGCTACCTGCCGGGCGACGTGGAACGAAAGCTCGAGCCGTGGATGAAGCCGATCGCCGACACGGTGGAGTTCCTGCTCGACGCCGGCGGGCCGATCAAGGGATACAGCGACTGTGAGGCATTGCTTCGCAGCGGCGTGATTGAGATTCAGCCGCTGACGTATATCCGGGGCCGCAGCATCTCGAATCGGATCGTGGTGATCGACGAGGCTCAGAATCTGACGCCGCTCGAAGTGAAGACGGTCATCACACGAATCGGGGCGGACGCGCGCGTCATCCTGACCGGCGATCCGTACCAGATCGACAATCCCTACGTTGACGCCAACAGCAACGGCTTTACCTATCTGGTGAATCGCTTCCGCACGCAGAAGCTCGCGGCACACGTCGAATTGAAGAAAGGCGAGCGCAGCCCGCTGGCGGAGCTGGCGGCGAACCTCCTGTAA
- the sdpR_3 gene encoding Transcriptional repressor SdpR translates to MKKARPRAQDRVWRALGDPSRREILDRLRGAPRTVGELCDGFAPRISRFGVMKHLRVLQQAGLVVARKQGRQTWNHLNAVPLRRVYERWVSRYESHWAGQMLSLERRIESGRDETGAAAMADQAPKLDSFHIEQELELSSPPKKVFAALLDVDGWWCHRTFDEGAPSHIRLEAHAGGRFYEIGAAGEAHYGTVQEISAPRRLRLAGPLGMGRLPVMSVYEFRLEAAGSGTRLKLTHRAHGLLDPRWREQHEKGWGELWKHLKALVEDGKRFSA, encoded by the coding sequence ATGAAGAAAGCCCGCCCGCGAGCGCAGGACCGGGTCTGGCGGGCGCTGGGCGATCCGTCGCGGCGCGAAATCCTCGACCGGCTCCGCGGCGCGCCGCGAACCGTTGGCGAGTTGTGCGATGGCTTCGCCCCGCGCATCAGCCGCTTCGGCGTCATGAAGCACCTGCGCGTCTTGCAGCAGGCCGGGTTGGTTGTCGCCCGCAAACAGGGCCGACAGACGTGGAATCACCTGAACGCCGTGCCGCTGCGGCGGGTCTACGAGCGCTGGGTGTCGCGCTACGAATCACACTGGGCCGGACAGATGCTGTCGCTCGAGCGGCGGATTGAGTCCGGCCGCGACGAAACAGGAGCAGCCGCCATGGCCGATCAGGCGCCGAAGCTGGATTCGTTTCATATTGAGCAGGAGCTCGAGCTTTCGAGCCCGCCGAAAAAGGTATTCGCGGCGTTGTTGGATGTAGATGGGTGGTGGTGCCATCGCACGTTTGACGAGGGCGCGCCGTCGCACATTCGGCTGGAGGCTCATGCCGGCGGCCGCTTCTATGAAATTGGCGCCGCCGGCGAAGCGCACTACGGCACGGTGCAGGAGATTTCAGCCCCGCGACGGCTGCGGCTGGCGGGGCCGCTGGGCATGGGCCGGCTTCCGGTCATGAGCGTGTACGAATTCCGGCTTGAGGCGGCCGGCTCGGGCACGCGCCTGAAGCTCACCCATCGCGCCCATGGTTTACTCGATCCACGCTGGAGAGAGCAGCACGAGAAAGGCTGGGGCGAGTTGTGGAAGCACTTGAAGGCGCTCGTCGAGGACGGCAAGCGCTTCTCCGCCTGA
- a CDS encoding putative oxidoreductase, with amino-acid sequence MPDKACIITGASRGIGLATALRLARGGYHVTLAARNPVELEAAARQVSAVGVGVEAVPVDVAEPPAAAELTAISLRRFGRIDVLINNAGYGLLAPIDQLAAAEFQKLLAVNVVSVFHLTQAVWPVMRDQRGGVIVNVSSIAAFDPFPGFAVYGACKAWVNTFTRAIAEEGKKLGIRVFAVAPGAVETQMLRSAFPSFPAEQTLDPDHVAATIEALVDERLAHCSGQTVIVKR; translated from the coding sequence GTGCCCGACAAAGCCTGCATCATCACCGGCGCCAGCCGCGGCATCGGGCTGGCCACGGCGCTTCGCTTGGCCCGCGGCGGTTATCACGTGACGCTCGCGGCTCGGAATCCCGTCGAGCTCGAGGCCGCGGCCCGGCAGGTTTCAGCGGTGGGGGTCGGCGTGGAGGCCGTTCCGGTTGACGTCGCAGAGCCGCCCGCCGCCGCAGAGCTGACGGCGATCTCACTCCGGCGTTTCGGCCGGATCGACGTGCTCATTAACAACGCCGGCTACGGTTTGCTCGCCCCCATCGACCAACTCGCCGCTGCGGAGTTTCAGAAGTTGCTGGCGGTCAACGTGGTGTCGGTGTTTCACCTGACGCAGGCCGTGTGGCCGGTCATGCGCGACCAGCGCGGGGGCGTAATCGTGAATGTCTCGTCGATCGCCGCGTTCGATCCATTTCCCGGATTCGCGGTCTACGGCGCGTGCAAGGCATGGGTGAACACGTTTACGCGCGCGATCGCCGAAGAAGGCAAGAAGCTCGGCATCCGCGTCTTCGCCGTCGCGCCGGGCGCCGTGGAGACGCAGATGCTTCGCTCGGCGTTCCCTTCGTTTCCGGCTGAGCAAACGCTCGACCCGGATCATGTGGCGGCGACGATCGAAGCGCTGGTCGACGAGCGCCTGGCGCACTGCAGCGGGCAAACGGTGATCGTGAAGCGATAG
- a CDS encoding Prenyltransferase and squalene oxidase repeat protein yields the protein MIVLVVSALLLFLPDPPASAPRASQPAAPPGAAEITARAAMFLLSTQDSSGGWASDTGPGISALVLKALIQEPTIGPEHPAVKNGVAFVLRSRRDDGGIYSAEGLLKNYETSVALSMLALINSSETRPVAAAAQKYLKDLQWDESEGKKRDDPWYGGAGYGRGARPDLSNLQYMLDALRDSGVPQDDPAYQKALVFIQRCQMRGESNDQPYAKGSTQGGFIYSPANGGESKAEQETIDGRTELRCYGSMTYAGFKSMLYAGLKKDDPRVKAAVDWISKHWTLDHNPNMPDTRSHEGLFYYYHTFGRAMAAYGQPIISDARGEKHVWREELLTKLAKLQKPDGSWVNDADRWMEGHPALTTAYAMLAIQAARGNELAIER from the coding sequence ATGATCGTACTGGTTGTATCCGCCCTATTGCTGTTCCTGCCTGATCCACCGGCTTCCGCACCGCGCGCTTCTCAGCCGGCTGCGCCGCCCGGCGCCGCCGAAATCACCGCCCGCGCCGCGATGTTCCTGCTCTCCACGCAGGATTCCAGCGGCGGCTGGGCGTCCGACACCGGCCCGGGCATCTCCGCGCTGGTGCTCAAGGCGCTCATCCAGGAGCCGACCATCGGCCCGGAGCACCCGGCCGTCAAGAACGGCGTCGCCTTCGTGCTGCGTTCGCGGCGCGACGACGGCGGCATCTACTCTGCCGAGGGGCTGCTCAAGAACTATGAAACGAGCGTCGCACTTTCGATGCTGGCCCTGATCAACAGCAGCGAAACGCGGCCGGTCGCCGCCGCCGCGCAGAAGTACCTCAAGGACCTCCAGTGGGACGAGAGCGAGGGAAAGAAGCGCGACGACCCCTGGTATGGCGGCGCCGGCTACGGCCGCGGGGCGCGGCCGGACCTCTCGAATCTTCAGTACATGCTCGACGCGCTGCGCGACAGCGGCGTCCCGCAGGATGACCCGGCCTATCAGAAGGCGCTGGTGTTCATTCAACGCTGCCAGATGCGCGGCGAGTCGAACGACCAGCCCTACGCCAAAGGCTCGACGCAGGGCGGTTTTATCTATTCGCCCGCCAACGGCGGCGAGAGCAAGGCGGAACAGGAGACCATCGACGGCCGCACGGAGCTGCGCTGCTACGGCTCCATGACCTACGCGGGTTTCAAGAGCATGCTTTACGCCGGGCTGAAGAAGGACGACCCGCGCGTCAAGGCGGCGGTCGACTGGATTTCGAAGCACTGGACGCTCGATCACAATCCGAACATGCCCGACACGCGCTCACACGAGGGGCTCTTCTATTACTACCACACGTTCGGCCGCGCCATGGCGGCGTATGGCCAACCGATCATCAGCGACGCCCGCGGCGAGAAGCACGTCTGGCGCGAGGAGCTGCTCACCAAGTTGGCAAAACTGCAAAAGCCGGACGGAAGCTGGGTGAATGACGCCGACCGCTGGATGGAGGGCCACCCGGCGCTGACCACGGCATATGCGATGCTGGCCATCCAAGCCGCAAGGGGCAACGAACTGGCGATCGAGCGCTAG
- a CDS encoding Transposase DDE domain protein: MLIAGMDAVMNDPVSESTGRRALAEPPRLRRPNREQSLLLPCCLEDLLPADHAARAVWSVVERLDLSAFSAPLKARGDEPGRPATDPQLLTALWLYATIEGIGSGREIERRCGCQDAFRWLCGGVPVNYHTLNDFRVGHGAALDELFSQVLAVLMHKRIVSVRRIAQDGTKVRADAGRHTFRREATLQRQLTEARAHVAAVKAQSDNPAADARRRAAQERAARERVERIEAALAELPKIGADQQQSKRPDVRAKEPRASTIDPQARVMKMPDGGYRPAYNVQLATDVESRAIVGVDVTQARSDHQQAAPLRAQVERRSGAKVVEHLLDGGYVQLAEIERAEAAGTRIYAPPQKTGNDTAGFAPKRSDGPGVAAWRVRMGTPAGQTIYKQRASTAEPVNADLKRYRGLAQCVVRGLAKVRCQALWAALAYNVMHFTAQLVT; this comes from the coding sequence ATGCTGATTGCCGGAATGGATGCCGTGATGAACGACCCAGTATCGGAATCGACGGGGCGGCGTGCGTTGGCGGAGCCGCCGCGGCTTCGGCGGCCGAATCGCGAGCAGTCGTTGCTGCTGCCGTGCTGTCTGGAGGATCTGCTGCCGGCGGATCACGCGGCGCGGGCGGTTTGGTCGGTCGTGGAGCGGCTCGATCTTTCGGCGTTCAGCGCCCCGCTCAAGGCGCGCGGCGACGAGCCGGGCCGGCCGGCGACGGATCCGCAGTTGCTGACGGCGTTGTGGCTGTACGCGACGATCGAGGGGATTGGCAGTGGGCGCGAGATCGAGCGACGCTGCGGCTGCCAGGACGCTTTTCGCTGGCTGTGCGGCGGCGTGCCGGTGAACTATCACACGTTGAATGACTTCCGCGTCGGTCACGGGGCGGCGCTGGACGAACTGTTTTCGCAGGTGTTGGCGGTGCTGATGCACAAGCGGATCGTGAGCGTGCGTCGGATTGCGCAGGACGGAACCAAGGTGCGGGCCGACGCCGGGCGGCACACCTTCCGCCGCGAGGCGACGCTGCAGCGTCAACTGACGGAAGCCCGCGCCCATGTGGCGGCGGTCAAGGCCCAGTCGGACAACCCTGCCGCGGATGCGCGACGGCGTGCCGCGCAGGAGCGTGCGGCCCGGGAGCGGGTCGAGCGAATCGAAGCGGCGTTGGCCGAGTTGCCGAAGATTGGCGCAGACCAGCAGCAGTCCAAGCGGCCGGACGTGCGTGCCAAAGAGCCGCGGGCCTCGACGATCGACCCGCAAGCGCGCGTCATGAAGATGCCCGACGGCGGCTACCGTCCGGCGTATAACGTACAACTGGCAACCGACGTGGAGAGCCGCGCGATTGTGGGGGTGGACGTCACCCAGGCCCGCAGCGACCACCAGCAAGCAGCGCCGCTGCGCGCCCAGGTGGAGCGGCGCAGCGGCGCGAAGGTGGTAGAGCACCTGCTCGACGGCGGCTACGTGCAGTTGGCCGAGATCGAGCGCGCCGAAGCGGCGGGCACGCGCATCTATGCGCCGCCGCAGAAGACCGGGAACGACACCGCGGGCTTTGCGCCCAAACGCTCTGACGGTCCGGGCGTGGCGGCCTGGCGCGTGCGCATGGGAACGCCGGCGGGCCAGACGATCTATAAGCAGCGAGCCTCGACCGCCGAGCCGGTCAACGCCGACTTGAAACGGTATCGCGGACTGGCGCAATGCGTCGTGCGCGGGCTGGCCAAAGTACGCTGCCAGGCCCTTTGGGCCGCCCTCGCCTACAACGTGATGCACTTCACCGCGCAGCTCGTCACCTGA
- a CDS encoding Possibl zinc metallo-peptidase yields the protein MIHVSRAEFDRAVEEALAEIPPEFKPHLENVMIEVCDRPEPQFCAEHDVPDDLLGLYVGVPLDEKMSDLRAASMPDRIFIFRHNLCDMCESYDELIDEIRITVLHEVGHHFGMDEEGLDELGYG from the coding sequence ATGATACACGTGTCCCGCGCCGAGTTCGACCGGGCCGTCGAGGAGGCGCTTGCGGAGATCCCGCCCGAGTTCAAGCCGCACCTTGAGAACGTCATGATCGAAGTGTGCGACCGCCCGGAGCCGCAGTTCTGCGCCGAGCATGATGTGCCCGACGACCTGCTGGGGCTTTACGTCGGCGTGCCGCTGGACGAGAAGATGTCCGACCTGCGGGCCGCTTCCATGCCGGATCGCATCTTCATCTTCCGCCACAACCTGTGCGACATGTGCGAGTCGTATGACGAGCTGATCGATGAAATCCGCATCACCGTCCTGCACGAGGTGGGACACCACTTCGGCATGGACGAGGAAGGGCTGGACGAGCTGGGATATGGTTGA
- the sppA_2 gene encoding putative signal peptide peptidase SppA translates to MILQPSPKLCRGGALLLLGSLLGGGCAPMSFLVTPVPAPRALQEQVVRRESLFASQRIAVIEIDGMIQNGREQSLAGATGENPVALFKEKLDKAGGDSRVRAVVLRINSPGGTVTASDIMHGEVVAFRKRTGKPVIASMLDVAASGGYYVACACDRIYAHPTTVTGSIGVIALLPDFSGTMQKLGIAVNAIKSGAMKDSGSPFREMTEADRAVFQKMINDMYERFLAVVHAGRPGIAADELRKIADGRIYMADDARRLGLIDTVGGLEDAITAAREAAGIGATPIVIVQYAPTHVYRPNIYAHSPDGPTQVNLVHLELPALLKGGEPQFLYLWSPGW, encoded by the coding sequence TTGATTCTTCAACCGTCACCGAAACTCTGTCGCGGCGGGGCACTGCTGCTGCTAGGCTCGCTGCTCGGCGGCGGGTGCGCGCCGATGTCGTTTCTGGTCACGCCCGTGCCCGCGCCGCGCGCGTTGCAGGAACAGGTGGTCCGCCGCGAGAGCCTGTTCGCCTCGCAGCGGATCGCCGTCATCGAGATCGACGGGATGATCCAGAACGGCCGCGAGCAGTCGCTGGCCGGGGCCACGGGCGAGAATCCGGTGGCGCTGTTCAAGGAGAAGCTCGACAAGGCCGGCGGCGACTCGCGCGTCAGGGCTGTCGTTCTGCGCATCAACTCACCCGGCGGCACCGTGACCGCCAGCGACATCATGCACGGCGAGGTGGTCGCGTTTCGCAAGCGGACCGGCAAGCCGGTGATCGCGTCGATGCTGGATGTGGCCGCGTCGGGCGGGTACTACGTCGCATGCGCCTGCGACCGCATCTACGCCCATCCCACCACGGTGACCGGCAGCATCGGCGTCATCGCGCTTCTGCCCGATTTCTCGGGGACCATGCAGAAGCTGGGGATCGCCGTGAACGCGATCAAGAGCGGCGCGATGAAGGACTCCGGGTCGCCCTTTCGTGAGATGACCGAAGCCGACCGGGCCGTGTTTCAGAAGATGATCAATGACATGTATGAGCGCTTCCTGGCCGTGGTGCATGCCGGCCGGCCGGGAATCGCGGCCGACGAGCTGCGGAAAATCGCGGACGGACGCATCTACATGGCCGACGACGCGCGGCGTCTGGGGCTGATCGATACGGTCGGCGGGCTGGAGGACGCGATCACCGCGGCGCGAGAGGCCGCCGGCATCGGCGCGACGCCGATTGTCATCGTGCAGTACGCGCCGACGCATGTCTACCGGCCGAACATCTACGCTCATTCGCCGGACGGCCCGACGCAGGTGAACCTCGTGCATCTCGAGCTGCCGGCCCTGCTGAAGGGCGGGGAGCCACAATTCTTGTATCTCTGGTCGCCCGGCTGGTGA
- the ybhS gene encoding Inner membrane transport permease YbhS: MNGLLAILIKEFAHIRREPMTLLFALVVPVLQLTIFGYGINMSIEDIATVVHDLDGRQESRAFLDALENTNTLHIVERVADAAAFDAAIASGRAKVGVRIPPDFSDRLLRGQQATVQVLIDGSNSNVATSALNAVNLLGLNQSLRRAKLYAESIQKAAARDPQGRLALPIEVRARLLYNPELDSAHFFVPALVGIILQNVTLFLTSFAIVRERELGTLEQLFVTPVGRGALLLGKLIPYALLGFIETLVVLLVMVFAFSVPIHGDLVLLILLSVLFLVTALGMGLLVSTVARSQLEAVQVSFILLLPSILLSGFVFPRETMPTPIYILSYLIPVSYFLEILRGVILRAATLRDLMPHVLGMSACCVAILALSVVRFRKQLD; encoded by the coding sequence ATGAACGGGCTGCTCGCCATCCTGATCAAGGAGTTCGCACACATCCGCCGCGAGCCGATGACGCTCCTCTTCGCTCTGGTGGTCCCCGTGCTGCAACTGACCATTTTCGGCTACGGCATCAACATGAGCATCGAAGACATCGCGACCGTCGTGCACGATCTGGATGGCCGGCAGGAGAGCCGCGCCTTTCTTGACGCGCTCGAGAACACCAACACGCTGCACATCGTGGAGCGCGTCGCCGACGCGGCCGCCTTTGATGCTGCCATCGCCTCCGGCCGCGCCAAGGTGGGCGTCCGGATTCCGCCGGATTTCTCGGATCGGCTGCTGCGCGGCCAGCAGGCGACCGTGCAGGTGCTGATCGACGGCAGCAACTCGAACGTGGCGACCAGCGCGCTGAACGCAGTCAACCTGCTGGGTCTGAACCAGTCGTTGCGGCGGGCAAAGCTCTACGCTGAGTCGATTCAGAAAGCCGCCGCCCGCGATCCGCAGGGTCGCCTGGCGCTGCCGATCGAGGTGCGGGCGCGTCTGCTGTACAACCCGGAGCTGGACAGCGCGCACTTCTTCGTTCCGGCGCTGGTGGGGATCATCCTGCAGAACGTGACGCTCTTTCTTACGTCCTTCGCCATCGTGCGCGAGCGCGAGCTGGGCACCCTGGAACAACTATTCGTTACGCCGGTCGGGCGCGGGGCGCTCCTGCTCGGCAAGCTCATCCCGTACGCGCTGCTCGGATTCATCGAGACGCTGGTCGTGTTGCTGGTGATGGTATTCGCGTTCAGCGTTCCGATTCACGGCGACCTCGTGCTGCTGATTCTGCTGTCGGTGCTGTTTCTGGTGACGGCCCTGGGAATGGGGCTGCTGGTGTCGACCGTGGCGCGCTCGCAACTGGAAGCCGTGCAGGTGTCGTTCATCCTGCTTCTGCCATCCATCCTGCTGTCGGGCTTCGTGTTTCCGCGCGAGACCATGCCGACGCCGATCTACATCCTCTCCTACCTCATTCCGGTGAGCTATTTCCTGGAGATTCTGCGCGGCGTCATCCTGCGGGCCGCCACGCTGCGCGACCTGATGCCGCACGTGCTGGGAATGAGCGCCTGCTGCGTCGCAATTCTCGCGCTGAGCGTGGTCCGATTCCGCAAGCAACTTGACTAG
- the ybhF_2 gene encoding putative ABC transporter ATP-binding protein YbhF: MDRVEANTTSGRNTAARGVIVADGLSRSFGRLVAVDRVSFTVPRGAIFGFLGPNGSGKSTIIRMLCGVLRPTAGRGSVLGHDVARAAEAIKRRIGYMSQKFSLYADLTVEENLDFYGRIYGLRRDRLKARKSALLDLVAMHDRIGQLARTLSGGWKQRLALACALIHEPEVLFLDEPTAGIDPVARRDLWDLLFELAGSGVTLFVTTHYMDEAERCTHVGYIYLARLIVCGRPDELKNLPDVTPPRTRRVELTCSAAATALRPLKQAPGVHDATLFGDALHLLIDAALTDDALLKRLDPSLGAAVRPISPSLEDVFVTLSRSQAARSGA, encoded by the coding sequence ATGGACCGAGTCGAAGCCAACACCACGTCCGGTCGAAACACCGCTGCGCGCGGCGTGATCGTCGCCGACGGGCTCTCGCGCAGCTTCGGGCGCCTTGTCGCGGTGGACCGCGTCAGCTTCACGGTTCCGCGCGGGGCGATCTTTGGCTTCCTCGGTCCCAATGGAAGCGGAAAGTCGACCATCATCCGCATGCTCTGCGGCGTCCTGCGCCCCACGGCCGGCCGCGGAAGCGTGCTGGGCCACGACGTCGCCCGCGCGGCGGAGGCCATCAAGCGCCGCATCGGCTACATGTCGCAGAAATTCAGCCTCTATGCCGATCTGACGGTCGAGGAAAACCTGGATTTCTACGGCCGGATTTACGGTCTGCGGCGCGACAGGCTGAAAGCGCGAAAGTCCGCGCTGCTCGATCTCGTCGCGATGCACGACCGCATCGGCCAACTCGCCCGGACGCTCTCAGGCGGCTGGAAGCAGCGCCTGGCGCTCGCCTGCGCCCTGATCCACGAGCCCGAAGTGCTCTTCCTGGACGAACCCACCGCCGGCATCGACCCCGTCGCCCGCCGCGATTTGTGGGACCTGCTCTTCGAGCTGGCCGGCAGCGGCGTCACGCTCTTTGTCACCACGCATTACATGGACGAAGCCGAACGCTGCACGCACGTGGGCTACATCTACCTGGCCCGGCTGATCGTCTGCGGCCGCCCGGATGAGCTGAAGAACCTGCCCGATGTCACGCCGCCCCGCACGCGCCGCGTTGAGCTGACCTGCAGCGCCGCCGCAACCGCCCTGCGTCCTCTGAAGCAGGCTCCCGGCGTGCACGACGCGACGCTCTTTGGCGACGCGCTGCACCTGCTGATCGACGCCGCCCTCACGGATGACGCGCTGCTGAAGCGGCTGGATCCGTCGCTTGGGGCCGCGGTTCGCCCCATTTCGCCGAGCCTCGAAGACGTGTTCGTCACCCTAAGCCGCAGCCAGGCGGCGCGGAGCGGCGCATGA
- the mdtN gene encoding Multidrug resistance protein MdtN, with product MWRFAVIVLLIAAAVGVLFWRQQQSEPFFVSGFVEAEEIRVGSRVGGRVREIGVQEGQPVKAGQTLVVLEPFDLSERLAQAKAALAAQRAGLARLEAGFRPEEIAAATAARDRAAAVYERLKTGLRPLEIQIYQDKLDVAQAELVKAENDYERYKSMMASGSATEVEMRDATKTLAVAQARAAEARNSLALAKEGPRREEIEEAAAALAQAEAERALRQRGYRSEEIDEARAQAAAAEAAVSVIQRQIDELPILAPIECVVEAIDLQPGDLIPQNAPVLSLLDTSKLWVRAYLPENRLNVSIGQKVSLRVDSFPGRRFAGHVAFIARQAEFTPANVQTPEERSKQVFRIKVMLDEGRDVLRAGMAADVLFD from the coding sequence ATGTGGCGATTCGCCGTCATCGTGCTTCTCATCGCTGCCGCCGTGGGAGTCTTGTTCTGGCGGCAACAACAGTCAGAGCCCTTCTTCGTGTCGGGCTTCGTCGAAGCCGAGGAAATCCGCGTCGGCTCGCGCGTCGGCGGGCGCGTGCGCGAGATCGGCGTTCAGGAAGGCCAGCCGGTGAAAGCCGGCCAGACGCTGGTCGTGCTGGAGCCATTCGACCTGAGTGAGCGCCTGGCGCAGGCGAAGGCGGCGCTCGCGGCCCAGCGGGCCGGCCTGGCGCGGCTCGAAGCCGGATTCCGCCCGGAAGAGATCGCGGCGGCGACAGCCGCTCGCGACCGCGCGGCCGCGGTGTACGAACGCCTGAAGACCGGGCTGCGGCCGCTCGAAATACAGATCTACCAGGACAAGCTGGACGTGGCGCAGGCGGAGCTCGTCAAGGCGGAGAACGACTACGAGCGCTACAAGTCGATGATGGCCAGCGGCAGCGCCACCGAAGTGGAAATGCGCGACGCCACCAAGACGCTGGCGGTGGCCCAGGCCCGCGCCGCCGAAGCGCGCAACAGCCTGGCCCTCGCGAAGGAGGGGCCGCGCCGCGAGGAAATCGAGGAGGCCGCCGCCGCGCTGGCGCAGGCCGAAGCCGAACGCGCCCTGCGGCAGCGCGGCTACCGCTCCGAGGAGATCGACGAAGCACGGGCGCAGGCCGCGGCGGCCGAGGCAGCCGTCTCCGTGATCCAGCGGCAGATTGATGAACTGCCGATCCTGGCCCCGATCGAGTGCGTCGTCGAGGCCATCGACCTGCAGCCCGGCGACCTGATCCCGCAGAACGCGCCGGTGCTGTCGCTGCTCGATACTTCCAAGTTGTGGGTGCGCGCCTATCTGCCCGAAAACCGGCTGAACGTCTCCATCGGACAAAAAGTCTCACTCCGCGTCGATTCGTTCCCCGGCCGGCGCTTCGCCGGGCACGTCGCCTTTATCGCGCGACAGGCCGAATTCACGCCCGCAAACGTGCAGACACCCGAAGAGCGCAGCAAGCAGGTGTTCCGCATCAAGGTCATGCTCGACGAGGGGCGCGACGTGCTGCGCGCCGGCATGGCGGCGGATGTGCTGTTCGACTGA